The proteins below are encoded in one region of Pristis pectinata isolate sPriPec2 chromosome 37, sPriPec2.1.pri, whole genome shotgun sequence:
- the slc25a35 gene encoding solute carrier family 25 member 35 isoform X1 — MDFLLGGLAACGACIFTNPLEVVKTRMQLQGELKGRGSYTVHYRNVFHATYTIWKTDGLLALQKGLMPGLLYQFCMNGVRLGSYAMIESAGYTQTGGRVSAVKSTVAGALAGVLGPLMASPVYMVKTHLQAQSTSSIAVGHQYKHQGMLDALVTIYQRHGIIGLWRGSSSAVPRVMVGSAVQLSTFSKTKQVTRDLQLIKPASPLEPLVAGMVSSLFAVLAITPFDVVSTRLYNQPVDQRGKGLFYTGNLDCFAKTVRKEGFAGLYKGTGASYFRLGPHTVLSLFFWDELRKLYWKR, encoded by the exons atggatttcctcctggGCGGCCTGGCCGCCTGCGGTGCTTGCATCTTCACCAACCCCTTGGAGGTGGTGAAGACCAGGATGCAGTTGCAAGGGGAGCTGAAGGGGCGAGGCTCCTACACGGTGCACTACCGCAACGTCTTCCACGCCACCTACACCATCTGGAAGACGGACGGCTTGCTCGCCTTGCAGAAGGGGCTAATGCCCGGTCTCCTCTACCAGTTCTGCATGAACGGCGTGCGCCTGGGCTCCTATGCAATGATAGAGTCTGCAGGCTACACCCAGACGGGCGGCCGGGTCAGCGCGGTCAAGAGCACGGTGGCCGGAGCGCTGGCCGGAGTATTGGGACCACTTATGGCAAGTCCCGTCTACATG GTCAAGACACATCTTCAGGCTCAGTCTACCTCCAGCATAGCAGTGGGGCATCAGTACAAACACCAG GGAATGCTGGACGCTTTGGTGACCATTTATCAGCGCCACGGGATTATCGGACTGTGGCGTGGATCGAGTTCAGCCGTGCCCAGGGTAATGGTGGGCTCTGCTGTCCAACTCTCCACGTTCTCGAAAACCAAACAGGTCACCAGAGACCTGCAG CTCATCAAGCCGGCCAGCCCGCTGGAGCCCCTCGTGGCCGGGATGGTCAGCAGCCTGTTCGCTGTGCTCGCCATCACCCCCTTCGACGTGGTCAGCACTCGCCTCTACAACCAGCCCGTGGACCAGCGGGGGAAG GGCCTGTTCTACACCGGAAACCTGGACTGCTTCGCCAAGACGGTGAGAAAGGAAGGCTTCGCTGGCCTCTACAAGGGAACGGGGGCCTCCTATTTTAGGCTGGGCCCACACACCGTCCTCAGCCTCTTCTTCTGGGACGAGCTGCGCAAGCTTTACTGGAAGCGGTGA
- the slc25a35 gene encoding solute carrier family 25 member 35 isoform X2, translating into MDFLLGGLAACGACIFTNPLEVVKTRMQLQGELKGRGSYTVHYRNVFHATYTIWKTDGLLALQKGLMPGLLYQFCMNGVRLGSYAMIESAGYTQTGGRVSAVKSTVAGALAGVLGPLMASPVYMGMLDALVTIYQRHGIIGLWRGSSSAVPRVMVGSAVQLSTFSKTKQVTRDLQLIKPASPLEPLVAGMVSSLFAVLAITPFDVVSTRLYNQPVDQRGKGLFYTGNLDCFAKTVRKEGFAGLYKGTGASYFRLGPHTVLSLFFWDELRKLYWKR; encoded by the exons atggatttcctcctggGCGGCCTGGCCGCCTGCGGTGCTTGCATCTTCACCAACCCCTTGGAGGTGGTGAAGACCAGGATGCAGTTGCAAGGGGAGCTGAAGGGGCGAGGCTCCTACACGGTGCACTACCGCAACGTCTTCCACGCCACCTACACCATCTGGAAGACGGACGGCTTGCTCGCCTTGCAGAAGGGGCTAATGCCCGGTCTCCTCTACCAGTTCTGCATGAACGGCGTGCGCCTGGGCTCCTATGCAATGATAGAGTCTGCAGGCTACACCCAGACGGGCGGCCGGGTCAGCGCGGTCAAGAGCACGGTGGCCGGAGCGCTGGCCGGAGTATTGGGACCACTTATGGCAAGTCCCGTCTACATG GGAATGCTGGACGCTTTGGTGACCATTTATCAGCGCCACGGGATTATCGGACTGTGGCGTGGATCGAGTTCAGCCGTGCCCAGGGTAATGGTGGGCTCTGCTGTCCAACTCTCCACGTTCTCGAAAACCAAACAGGTCACCAGAGACCTGCAG CTCATCAAGCCGGCCAGCCCGCTGGAGCCCCTCGTGGCCGGGATGGTCAGCAGCCTGTTCGCTGTGCTCGCCATCACCCCCTTCGACGTGGTCAGCACTCGCCTCTACAACCAGCCCGTGGACCAGCGGGGGAAG GGCCTGTTCTACACCGGAAACCTGGACTGCTTCGCCAAGACGGTGAGAAAGGAAGGCTTCGCTGGCCTCTACAAGGGAACGGGGGCCTCCTATTTTAGGCTGGGCCCACACACCGTCCTCAGCCTCTTCTTCTGGGACGAGCTGCGCAAGCTTTACTGGAAGCGGTGA